One region of Phragmites australis chromosome 18, lpPhrAust1.1, whole genome shotgun sequence genomic DNA includes:
- the LOC133898865 gene encoding zinc finger A20 and AN1 domain-containing stress-associated protein 11-like — protein sequence MAQRDKKVEEPTELHAPEITLCANSCGFPGNPATKNLCQNCFLAASASPPASVSPPPPSPSSSCPAVFPLVDKPRPAPVPAAQQAPVSLAVDLLVAGPADSKASRSSVNRCHNCRKRVGLTGFRCRCGELFCGAHRYSDRHDCSYDYKSVGRDAIARENPVVRAAKIVRF from the coding sequence ATGGCGCAGCGCGACAAGAAGGTGGAGGAGCCCACGGAGCTGCACGCGCCGGAGATCACTCTCTGCGCCAACAGCTGCGGCTTCCCCGGCAACCCGGCCACCAAGAACCTCTGCCAGAACTGCTTCCTGGCCGCATCCGCTTCCCCTCCGGCCTCAGTCTCGCCGCCGCCCCCGTCGCCTTCTTCCTCTTGCCCGGCGGTGTTCCCGCTGGTCGACAAGCCGAGGCCAGCTCCTGTCCCGGCGGCTCAGCAGGCGCCGGTTTCTCTGGCCGTTGACCTGCTGGTAGCGGGGCCGGCGGATTCGAAGGCGTCGCGGTCATCGGTCAACCGGTGCCACAACTGCCGGAAGCGCGTGGGGCTGACGGGGTTCCGGTGCCGGTGCGGCGAGCTGTTCTGCGGCGCGCACCGGTACTCTGACCGGCACGACTGCAGCTACGACTACAAGTCGGTCGGCAGGGACGCCATCGCCAGGGAGAACCCCGTCGTGCGCGCGGCCAAGATCGTTAGGTTCTGA
- the LOC133898633 gene encoding uncharacterized protein LOC133898633 — protein MEYFEFVLILHLMIKLLGITNDLSQCFMLQKINEIRENDCEDLFEEVNTFCLLYHIVIPNMEDTITVRGRSRVMVDSW, from the exons AtggaatattttgaatttgtgcTTATATTGCATCTTATGATCAAATTATTGGGCATAACTAATGATTTATCACAATGCTT cATGTTGCAGAAAATTAATGAAATACGAGAGAATGATTGTGAGGACCTATTTGAGGAGGTAAATACTTTTTGTCTCCTATATCACATCGTTATACCAAATATGGAAGATACAATAACTGTTAGGGGTCGTTCAAGGGTCATGGTGGACAGTTGGTAA
- the LOC133898389 gene encoding serine/threonine-protein kinase UCNL-like produces MDIDLDRARALRVLGRGAMGTVFLVADDHPSASLPGRYALKVFDKRSAKPDADRRARWEVSVLSRLAHPHLPSLLGCAETDDLLAWAVPYCPGGDLNELRYTLPDRVFSPAAIRFYIAETVSALADLHADGVVYRDLKPENVLLRADGHVTLTDFDLSRLLPPRPAAASTSPSLPPLPVFRGHNRRTSVSARSDSVVGQAKSKPHEALWSAAASPRQHLQNLVRFLMGSDGAGLAKKAKSARVSPVSRKPASFVCSGTAGSWGKSYSFVGTEEYVAPEMVRGEGHGFAVDWWAVGVLVYEMAYGRTPFKGQNRKETFRNVLQKEVEFPGDSRRRMPELTDLISQLLEREPRRRLGYAGGADEIRAHPFFAGVAWDMLTELSRPPYIPPPADDVAAGEGFDVRDHFKRLHQSPPKETETDASPEVLTEF; encoded by the coding sequence ATGGACATCGACCTCGACCGTGCGCGCGCACTGCGCGTCCTCGGCCGCGGCGCCATGGGCACCGTGTTCCTCGTCGCGGATGACCACCCCTCGGCCTCGCTGCCAGGCCGCTACGCCCTCAAGGTCTTCGACAAGCGCTCCGCCAAGCCCGACGCCGACCGCCGCGCGCGGTGGGAGGTGTCCGTGCTCTCCCGCCTCGCGCACCCGCACCTCCCGTCCCTCCTCGGCTGCGCCGAGACAGACGACCTCCTCGCCTGGGCCGTCCCCTACTGCCCCGGCGGCGACCTCAACGAGCTCCGGTACACGCTCCCCGACCGCGTCTTCTCCCCTGCCGCCATACGCTTCTACATTGCCGAGACCGTCTCCGCGCTCGCCGACCTCCACGCGGACGGCGTCGTGTACCGCGACCTCAAGCCCGAGAACGTGCTCCTCCGCGCCGACGGCCACGTCACGCTCACCGACTTTGACCTCTCCCGCCTCCTACCTCCCAGGCCCGCGGCGGCTTCCACGTCGCCGTCGCTGCCTCCGCTGCCCGTGTTCCGCGGCCACAACCGCCGAACGAGCGTCTCCGCGCGGAGCGACTCCGTTGTCGGCCAGGCCAAGTCCAAGCCGCATGAAGCGCTCTGGTCAGCGGCCGCGTCGCCGAGGCAGCACCTTCAGAACTTGGTTAGGTTCCTGATGGGAAGCGACGGGGCCGGGCTGGCCAAGAAGGCCAAGTCGGCGcgggtgtcgccggtgagccggAAGCCCGCGAGCTTCGTCTGCTCGGGCACAGCCGGCTCGTGGGGGAAGTCCTACTCCTTCGTCGGCacggaggagtacgtggcaccggAGATGGTACGCGGCGAGGGCCACGGGTTCGCCGTAGACTGGTGGGCCGTGGGTGTGCTCGTCTACGAGATGGCGTACGGCCGGACGCCGTTCAAGGGGCAGAACCGGAAGGAGACGTTCCGGAACGTGCTGCAGAAGGAGGTCGAGTTCCCGGGTGACAGCCGGCGACGGATGCCGGAGCTCACCGACCTCATCTCGCAGCTGCTGGAGCGGGAACCGAGAAGGAGGCTCGGGTACGCCGGCGGCGCCGATGAGATCCGGGCCCACCCGTTCTTCGCCGGGGTGGCGTGGGACATGCTCACCGAGCTGTCCCGGCCGCCCTACATCCCGCCCCCCGCCGACGACGTCGCGGCCGGCGAAGGGTTCGACGTGAGGGATCACTTCAAGAGGCTTCACCAGTCACCGCCGAAGGAAACGGAGACGGATGCCTCGCCGGAGGTCTTGACGGAGTTCTAA
- the LOC133898391 gene encoding large ribosomal subunit protein eL31-like — protein MVGFYSRAAGTPPPSRTDPRRRGEAMAEKKGGAARKEDVVTREYTINLHKRLHGCTFKKKAPNAIKEIRKFAQKAMGTTDVRVDVKLNKHIWSSGIRSVPRRVRVRIARKRNDEEDAKEELYSLVTVAEIPPEGLKGLGTKVIDEAD, from the exons ATGGTAGGGTTTTACTCTCGCGCCGCCGGAACACCACCACCGAGCCGAACCGACCcccggaggagaggagaggcgaTGGCGGAGAAGAAGGGAGGAGCGGCGAGGAAGGAGGATGTGGTCACCAGGGAGTACACCATCAACCTCCACAAGCGCCTCCACGGCTG TACATTCAAGAAGAAGGCGCCCAATGCCATCAAAGAGATCAGGAAGTTTGCGCAGAAGGCTATGGGCACCACTGATGTCAGGGTTGACGTGAAGCTCAACAAGCACATCTGGAGCAGTGGAATCAGAAGCGTGCCACGGAGGGTTCGTGTGAGGATTGCCCGCAAGAGGAATGACGAGGAGGATGCCAAGGAAGAACTATACTCTCTTGTCACCGTCGCTGAGATCCCTCCTGAAGGCTTGAAAGGGCTGGGAACCAAGGTCATAGACGAAGCGGATTAA